A single genomic interval of Granulicella tundricola MP5ACTX9 harbors:
- a CDS encoding lysophospholipid acyltransferase family protein, with product MSQPKPAIRWLTYLVLMPLIALATTIFGCISLVAGLWDKSGRQQHAIARAWAQVLLWISLSPVRLIGKENLLGLGTAMYAVNHLSYYDTPVLFAKLPFQFRILAKQSLWKIPFVGWYLNRSGQVPIDAKSGRSAIAGLLRGAKTLTAGLPLVLFPEGGRAEHGQMTPFQSGAAFMAIKAQVPLVPMALIGTYELLPIHTYHLTPRPLKLVIGTPIPTTGLTTRDADALTAQTFAAITALYQQHT from the coding sequence GTGAGCCAGCCCAAACCCGCCATCCGCTGGCTCACCTACCTCGTCCTCATGCCCCTGATCGCCCTCGCGACCACAATCTTCGGCTGCATCTCCCTCGTCGCCGGCCTCTGGGACAAATCCGGCCGCCAGCAGCACGCCATCGCCCGAGCCTGGGCACAGGTCCTCCTCTGGATCAGCCTCTCCCCCGTCAGGCTGATCGGTAAAGAGAACCTCCTTGGCCTGGGAACCGCCATGTACGCCGTGAACCATCTCAGTTACTACGACACCCCCGTCCTCTTCGCCAAGCTCCCCTTCCAGTTCCGCATCCTCGCCAAGCAATCCCTCTGGAAGATCCCCTTCGTCGGCTGGTACCTCAACCGCTCCGGCCAGGTCCCCATCGACGCCAAATCCGGTCGGTCCGCCATCGCCGGTCTCCTCCGAGGAGCCAAAACCCTCACCGCCGGCCTCCCCCTGGTCCTCTTCCCGGAGGGCGGCCGCGCCGAACACGGCCAGATGACTCCCTTCCAATCCGGAGCAGCCTTCATGGCCATCAAGGCGCAAGTCCCGTTAGTCCCCATGGCTCTCATCGGCACCTACGAGCTCCTCCCCATCCACACCTACCACCTGACCCCCCGCCCCTTAAAGCTGGTCATAGGCACCCCCATCCCCACCACCGGCCTCACCACCCGCGACGCCGACGCCCTAACCGCCCAAACCTTCGCCGCCATCACCGCCCTCTACCAACAGCACACTTGA